The DNA segment ACCACGGCCACCCTCCGTCCCAACATCAGCACCAGCACCGACCGCAGAGCCACCACGACCACTCAGACGAGGACACGCCGACCTCGGACGACTTGGAACAGTTCGCCAAGCAGTTCAAGCAGCGGAGGATCAAGCTGGGCTTCACGCAGGCGGACGTAGGACTCGCCCTGGGGACCCTGTACGGAAATGTGTTTTCCCAAACCACCATATGCAGGTTTGAGGCCCTGCAGCTCAGCTTCAAAAACATGTGCAAGCTGAAGCCTCTGTTGAACAAGTGGTTGGAGGAGGCGGACTCCACCTCGGGCAGCCCGACCAGCCTGGACAAAATCGCAGCGCaggggagaaaaaggaaaaaacggACATCAATCGAGGTAAGCGTAAAGGGAGCTTTGGAGAGCCATTTTTTGAAGTGCCCTAAACCGTCGGCGTCGGAAATAATCTCCCTGGCGGACAATCTGCACTTGGAGAAAGAAGTAGTGAGGGTTTGGTTTTGTAacaggagacagaaggagaaacGCATGACACCTCCCGGAGCTCTGCCCGGGAGCGAGGATGTGTACGGGGACACGCCGCCGCACCACGGGGTCCAGACCCCGGTGCAATGAACTCTGTTGGAGCGCTCATCCAGGACACGTTTATCCTTTTTATTTATCCCCAAGGTTATATATAAATCACTGGACTATGAGACACTATAGTGGGTGTTTTATGTATAATAGATTGCAGTGAGTACGCCACAATATCTGCAGTTAATATCCGACAGATGGAAAATGAGCGAGGAGAGGAcgtgatgtgtttttgtctctcccagagctgaaggaacaCAAGCCTGCGTTGTGCTCTCCGAGGATACATGCCCAGCACTGTGACTCCAGTCGACGCAGTTTCAAGGTGTAGCCCCTATTGTGTGTTGAAATTATACTTagccagacaaaaaaaagcagcataGATGGTGGGGGTGACAGGCTACCTGGTTTCAGATGAGCAGCTGAATGGTTTCCATTCTCCTCTTTACTATCTAAACACAGACCAGGTTCTTGACGTGCGTAAAAGGAAAATTGACGCAGAGTTTTGCAGCTTAGGCGGTCAGCACTGATggtggggtaggggggggggggggggggggggggggtggggggtcaaaGGAGCTGCGATAATGGATTAAACCGGAGGCCAGAAAAGGCTGCAACACCCGTCCAGTGGAGACCAGCTGAGGGTGAGCAACGCCTGAGTCCCATCTGTCAGCCAGGGCGCATTCACACACTGCTGGGGAGACGCAGCCATCCAGCTTttagttttttatttattctgacggaggttattattattattattattattattattattattattattattattattattattgttcattttaGCAGTTCAGGGGCTAAACTTTAGTAATTGGCCCGCTGATGTGATGAATAAAGAGAATGTGACCTCTGTCATCATCAAGCTATAGGACCCCAAAAACAGGCCATTCTATACATTTTCCATGAGCAGCCATTAAATAATCggtatctgcccccccccccccccccccccaccccacccccaccccgagAGATGGTCCCGGCTCCAGGAAGGGCTCCGTGGCGAATGATTGGATTATTTGGCACTTTTCCACAGGATGGGCTTTACAGATTCAGAGTTTGACAAACGAAAATATGTCACCGACTCTCTCAGAACATTTGGATCTacttttgtaaatattgtatAACTTTAAAAGTCATGGCTTCGTCATccatatttttttcttcttttcctcactGGGCACTTTTTTGGATCGTTGTTttcaaaagcagattttttttcatAGAGAAAACAGTCCTGTCTCATCACTGCcttgtatttgtgtgttattTAACGTTGATTTTGTTGCCGAATTTATGCTCTTTTGGTGTTTTCATTAGTTTTCGTGGCGCATTTGATTTAcagttattttttgttttttatctctGTGAAATTAACAGAAattgttcatgttttttctCGTTTTTGTCCTCACTGAAATTACAAATAGATTGTGTTTCCAATCAAAACATATTAGTGCTTTAAGGATTCAATTCAGATTAGTGGATAATACTAATGTAGAGAATTGTCCAAGATGAATCAGACCTATAGAGGATTAAATCGGAGAGGATATCATGATTAGATGATTAGTGTGTTTAAAAGCGGCCTTTCAATTTATAACATTTATTTAGCGTCGTTccaaaaataaattattattattattattattattattattattattattattattattattattattattatgtcagGTCGCTGCCATtcatttcagccattttgttGCTCTATGAAATTGCTTGTAGAcgttttaattttattttttagcatCGTTAATGAGATTGTAATTTATTACACAATGACTTTTATAGATGACACAAAGTGCAAGATCTATATGAAATGAGACCGAGGGAGGcattttgatttcttttaattattatttgtAGGGGTACAGCTGTCTCGCTTTGCGTTTTGGTTCGTTTTCAGCAGGATTGCCACAGACTAAACTGCAACAGCTGAACGTCCAAGTTGACATATTTCGTGCAGGAAAACGTGTCTCCGAGGTTTTTGTTCCCATTTCTGCACCCTCCTGATTTGTGATTCAGCTGCAGAAAACAACGAACGGGGACGTTTTAAACCCTCGTAGCTTTAATGAATCGATCCAGCTCAGAATTCACTGCTGTGCCATGTAGATCTGCAGCAATCCGgcgctgtttttctttctttattggaGTCGTTGCTTTTGAACCATTGTTTTCgggtttgggggtttttttggggtgggggatTGGGGGTTGTACGCCTATAGGCTATGTCACATTCACTGGATGAACTTGGGGTAGATAACGCAGAGGTGATGAACGCCCGCAGCTCCTTCATCTCTTGACACATGGACAACGGActtgcacatttttttttcaataatggGGTTGAtattaaacagcttttttttcccaacgtGGAGGCTGAATGTATTTTGTTGTGTCTGCGGGGGCTCCTGGGTCCATTTGGACGGAATGAATCGCTGAGAGAAAATCGGGCTTTGTTTCCGCCGCAGGCCGCTTTGGAAATGGGCAGTTTCCACCCAGGGTGGGAGCGGGGGAGCCCAAAAATGGGCTCCGAAAGGGAGCAGGGGTCCCTCGGAGGGACGATGGGCCCCGATACATcggtgttttcatttcatttactaCACGTTTCACTCCTTTATGAATTAAAAAATACATCAGAGCTAAAACAAAACGCCTCGTGGGGTTTCAAACAAAGAGaattagcattttaaaagcTTCATAATACAAAAACAATGATGCTTTCTATTCCATTGTCTGTTGATCTGAGAGCTTTTTTGTGTGCAGCTTTgaccaaaaagacaaaaacaccctAATCTCTATTTTTTACGTAACGTGACCAAACCCGCGTCGTCTGCGTTAATTGTAAACCTCACCTTTGATTGGCTGATGAGGCTGAACCCTTTTAAACCGGATTTTAAACGCGCCACTGTCGGTTTTAATGAACATTTGAACGAGGCGCTCCTCTCAAAACAGCCTGCTTTGAagcaaaaaggagaaaagtcgGCTGTAATATTTCTTCAGGGACTCATGGTGACAGTGACGTTGACTGTGGTGACCCTGATggtctccctcctcttccctgtgGGGTGTCAATTCACTGTAATATTCCCACAGGGACCTATGGTGCGATATTTATAGGGAATCTCTGGGAAATCTTAAACATTTCTTCTGATTTGGAAGCGTCAGTTGAAACATTCTTCCCTCCCAGTTGCCCTCTGAGGTTGCCCTAATGACGCTAATTGTAATcggattccttctcctcctctgatggCTGCAACCGTGCAGggtgtgaaatgtttagcctGTGTGGATGAACTGAGAATGAGATTGATCGCTTCTCGGCAAGATGGCGTAATCAATAGATGATCAGTTATTGATGGCGAAGACTAACCGACCCGATCACAGACAATTGAAAAAGGCATGGCTCTATTTTACTGCGCCAGTTTAATTACACAGCTTGTTTTAATGAGCAGTTTTACGCATTTTGAGGTTATTTTGGAGgggttattgttttttttcctcccatgaaaaataaaataaacctcttTATCAGATTAGTTTTATGTTTTGTGAGCGGACTGTGAAGGTGACCGTGTGTGATTTCAGCGCCGGTTGGTCTTCTGTGCATCATTATCATCTCCATTACTGGGGCTAAAATGTAGCTGCGTGGCATGAAAGTGACACCCGGAAACACAAACCCTCTCTGAACTCTGAAGCAGACTTCTGTGGAGggcagtaataataataaaacagcgCGCCTCTGCGCCCTTCAGCTGCTCCCTATACAAGGTGCAATTAATAGCGCATCGCGTTAATTACACCTTCCTTTTTATTTAGGTGACTTGAAATTTCCCTTTAGACTCTAAataaaaaggtggaaaaaagcTTCTTCACTGTTGTGGTTCTGTcctggagaaagagaaaaggggacAAAGTCGGTCCTCTAGCGCCATCTAGCGAGCCAGCCTAAATCAGAGGGTGAGTCGTTATGTCATTTTATTGTCTCTGAGGGTTTAAATGAAAGAACAACATAATGAAGACAATTAGTTGGAAGTTCTAACAAATTAATGTATGTAATGGgatatttaaaacaacaacaactaataGGCCGATGATGAACATAAGGTGACCGTAAGTTATTGCTGGGTTCACATCCTGTAAGGTTATTAAAGCAGGAGGGgaaatgtattttcatattGACTTACAATTGTTATTTTCCTGTCCTTATCTGGGACTGTAAATTGagtaatattttaattaaaagccGTGTCGACAGGTGTAATTTAAACATGTAAATGAGAACAAAGATTCTCTTAGAGGAACtaaattttctttcttttgagtGAATTTACACTAGTAGGTGTGCAGTTtcacaattttgattttttttgtgtgtgtgcatcaaaTCAAGGcccttttcatttaaaagtaaTTAAATGTCTGTTAAAACAAATGACTGCATTCTATTTCCATTTGTAGAGGCACTAAAATGACAATCGTCAGAtcatttatataaaatatatataatccAACAGCCTTCATGGTCAGAGATTAAATGATTGAAGCTCTCCAGAACCTCTACACCTACTAAAGTGGGACTATTTTACAACTTTTTGTTTAATGGAGCCTCAAATTACAGAAAATTATGAAAAATAAATCCGCAAGAGTGGTTTTTCTGCTGCTATGTTCCCGGGGAGAACCTCAAAGGAAAGATGGAGGCAGATTTATCAGGGTacaattagttaattaactaaaaACAAGTCAAAACCATTTAACAGAGGGGTGAAGTGTTTATCATTCTAAAGTCTGGCCATCTTATAAGCTTGACGTTTGTGGtgcgatttaaaa comes from the Takifugu rubripes chromosome 7, fTakRub1.2, whole genome shotgun sequence genome and includes:
- the pou3f2b gene encoding POU domain, class 3, transcription factor 2 yields the protein MATAASNHYNILTSSASIVHSEPGSMQQATAYRDAQSLLQSDYQLQSNSHTLSHAHQWITALSHGEGAPWSSSPLGAEQDIKPAVQSARDEMHNSNSNLQHQSRPPHLVHQTHGNHHDGRAWRTTTAAHIPSMATTNGQSLIYSQPGFSVNGLIPGSGQGMHHHNLRDSHDDHHSPHLSDHGHPPSQHQHQHRPQSHHDHSDEDTPTSDDLEQFAKQFKQRRIKLGFTQADVGLALGTLYGNVFSQTTICRFEALQLSFKNMCKLKPLLNKWLEEADSTSGSPTSLDKIAAQGRKRKKRTSIEVSVKGALESHFLKCPKPSASEIISLADNLHLEKEVVRVWFCNRRQKEKRMTPPGALPGSEDVYGDTPPHHGVQTPVQ